A genome region from Littorina saxatilis isolate snail1 linkage group LG16, US_GU_Lsax_2.0, whole genome shotgun sequence includes the following:
- the LOC138951506 gene encoding galactose-3-O-sulfotransferase 2-like — MGSGFHCFGAFHPDHVMSLADNQRYGVLFNHMIYNRTALDAVMPADSFYLAIMREPVQRFVSSAYYYQMLKPPLRNNTNNGAFKAFISEQNRGKLEKDMKIYNSLSHDTGLPVALHTNGDAVRRHIERLERELDLMMVLEHFLESLVLLKRRACLSLKDVIFMKGNARQNHKIHHITPADRTQLRQWQSSDHAVYDHFYAKFLDLIHQEEARGFREELDHFRVITGKVTSYCSGRINIWDTLVVKESRWNQEFTVNTRDCQIMNMAEATLQKLLLTRAKSRRAQAGYKERRRRIPPWTPQC; from the coding sequence ATGGGTTCAGGTTTCCACTGCTTTGGTGCTTTCCACCCCGACCACGTCATGTCGCTAGCTGACAACCAGCGTTACGGTGTCCTTTTCAACCATATGATTTACAACCGCACGGCTCTGGACGCCGTCATGCCTGCAGACAGCTTCTACCTGGCCATCATGCGTGAGCCTGTGCAGAGGTTCGTCTCCTCCGCCTACTATTATCAGATGCTGAAGCCACCACTGAggaacaacaccaacaacggAGCCTTCAAGGCGTTCATCTCTGAACAGAACAGAGGCAAGCTGGAGAAAGACATGAAAATCTACAACAGTTTATCGCACGATACAGGCCTGCCTGTGGCTCTGCACACGAACGGTGACGCCGTGaggagacacatagagagactGGAGCGAGAGCTGGACCTCATGATGGTCTTGGAACACTTCCTCGAGTCCCTGGTCCTCCTCAAGCGCCGGGCCTGCCTCTCGTTAAAAGACGTGATCTTCATGAAAGGCAACGCCAGGCAAAACCACAAGATCCACCACATCACACCTGCAGACCGGACTCAGCTCAGACAGTGGCAGAGCTCGGACCACGCAGTCTACGACCACTTCTACGCCAAGTTCCTAGACCTAATTCACCAAGAGGAAGCACGAGGCTTCAGGGAAGAGCTGGACCACTTCCGGGTCATTACGGGCAAGGTCACCAGCTACTGCTCGGGGAGAATCAACATATGGGACACCCTGGTGGTGAAGGAGTCACGCTGGAACCAGGAGTTCACCGTGAACACCAGGGACTGTCAGATCATGAACATGGCTGAAGCTACCTTGCAGAAGTTGTTGCTGACGCGTGCAAAGAGTCGGAGGGCGCAAGCCGGGTACaaggagagaaggaggaggattCCACCCTGGACACCGCAATGTtag
- the LOC138951476 gene encoding uncharacterized protein: MEKEEAAEDLPHVSTFHLALADIATYYRWRYVGVEQQLNTDEDIACFLLECYEKEKREKQSDRGVCLTCQSPLQLLCVHCQVSVGDTVTAITGSRGRGKVRKKSVRAAVSKADRRRGTRDRGKTGPTPSTRRGRGNNSTPDNKGDNSQPANKGDNSQPANKGDNSQPDSSPVTGARRGRKRKSSEVRKTLRHKSELPLPPLEVEVKEEEDYEESGGGRLEIDVTDTKPVHDSLPSSPQPESDAGSVERGAKDSQRGLKHEMGDGGIDIETNGDSKPGKKSDIDDGCIPTRKAKPGKKRGRTEGRFGTGTRDVDAKPGSKKRGRPRIRRAVCGECGATLTSDLTLLHHMQAQHPLAPLPPSLSLLAAKVMADDEKVKARLKRKAELASLTCATCHVTFDSKTKMSQHWKRQCQWKVCDLCGKSVKALDMHMKRHLHPKRFACPHCPKTYLFKTYLETHLLYHNREKPFCCEICGMRYYEKFRLNAHIRTHTGDKPFKCTQCDAAFTRSRGLSDHLRVHTGEKPYACQVCARQFASTGNLAAHRRKVHKLEPQVASPSKQRLLPVAGAPPPPPRLTQGGAGEQKVQQDHTQTEDGQPLTSLQPVESGQRGMEQSRFSEDITQTVQSQELTQMAQRQDLSETAQRHDLTQMARRQDLSETAQRHDLTQMARRQDLSETAQRHDLTQMARRQEMTQTAQRNDITQAAQRLDLTQIAQSHDLTQTAHRQDVTQTQEMTAQRHDAMQPHLYQDITQTKQRQDIRQISQRHDLTQTSQRPDLTQTETRLDTDITETRLDTDSTVRFCSADRHGRQWRSSLCQILDPWHTQRERPELDRSHS; encoded by the exons ATGGAGAAGGAGGAAGCCGCGGAGGACCTGCCCCATGTGTCGACCTTTCACCTCGCCCTGGCCGACATCGCCACCTACTACCGCTGGCGCTACGTTGGTGTGGAGCAGCAGCTTAATACTGATGAGGACATTGCCTGCTTCCTGCTGGAATG ctatgagaaagagaagagagagaagcagTCAGACAGAGGTGTGTGTTTGACATGTCAGTCTCCCCTACAGCTGCTGTGTGTTCACTGTCAAGTCAGCGTCGGAGACACTGTCACTGCCATCACTGGTAGCAGAGGTCGCGGCAAGGTCAGAAAGAAAAGCGTGCGG GCAGCAGTGAGCAAGGCAGACAGACGGAGGGGAACACGAGACAGGGGGAAGACAGGACCCACACCGTCGACGAGGCGAGGCAGGGGGAACAACTCTACACCGGACAACAAGGGGGACAACTCTCAACCAGCCAACAAGGGGGACAACTCTCAACCAGCCAACAAGGGGGACAACTCGCAACCAGACAGCAGTCCTGTCACTGGGGCTAGAAGGGGGCGCAAGAGAAAGTCGAGCGAAGTCAGAAAGACGTTGCGACACAAGAGTGAGCTCCCTTTGCCCCCCCTGGAGGTGGAagtgaaggaggaggaggactaCGAGGAGAGTGGGGGTGGACGGCTGGAGATTGATGTCACGGATACCAAACCAGTCCACGATTCCTTGCCGTCGTCGCCACAGCCAGAAAGCGATGCAGGGTCTGTAGAAAGGGGGGCGAAGGATAGTCAGCGAGGTTTGAAGCACGAAATGGGTGATGGAGGTATAGACATAGAGACAAACGGGGACTCCAAACCAGGCAAAAAGAGTGATATTGATGATGGATGTATACCGACACGCAAAGCCAAACCAGGCAAGAAACGTGGTAGGACCGAGGGACGTTTCGGCACAGGGACACGAGACGTCGATGCCAAACCAGGAAGCAAGAAGCGCGGGCGGCCTCGTATCCGGCGCGCAGTGTGTGGGGAGTGTGGGGCGACCTTGACCTCTGACCTCACCCTCCTCCACCACATGCAGGCCCAGCACCCcctcgcccccctccccccatccctctcccTTCTGGCGGCCAAGGTGATGGCCGACGATGAGAAGGTCAAGGCCAGGCTCAAGAGGAAGGCAGAGCTGGCCTCACTGACCTGCGCAACCTGTCACGTGACCTTCGACTCCAAGACCAAGATGTCACAGCACTGGAAGCGCCAGTGTCAGTGGAAG GTGTGCGACCTGTGCGGCAAGTCGGTCAAGGCGCTGGACATGCACATGAAGCGCCACCTGCACCCCAAGCGCTTCGCCTGCCCGCACTGCCCCAAGACCTACCTGTTCAAGACCTACCTGGAAACCCACCTGCTGTACCACAACCGCGAAAAGCCCTTCTGCTGTGAGATCTGCGGCATGCGCTACTACGAGAAGTTCCGCCTCAACGCACACATCCGCACACACACGGGGGACAAGCCGTTCAAGTGCACGCAGTGTGACGCGGCCTTTACGCGCAGTCGCGGCTTGAGCGACCACCTGCGCGTGCACACAGGTGAGAAGCCCTACGCCTGCCAGGTGTGCGCGCGACAGTTTGCCAGCACAGGTAACCTGGCCGCGCACCGCCGCAAGGTGCATAAGCTGGAGCCGCAGGTAGCCTCCCCCTCCAAGCAGAGACTGCTTCCTGTGGCGGGggctcctcctccccctcctcgccTCACCCAGGGAGGGGCAGGTGAGCAAAAAGTGCAGCAagaccacacacagacagaggacGGTCAGCCCTTGACGTCGCTACAGCCAGTAGAGAGCGGTCAGCGAGGGATGGAGCAGTCACGGTTCAGCGAGGATATTACACAGACAGTACAGTCTCAGGAATTGACACAAATGGCACAGAGACAGGATTTGTCGGAGACAGCACAGAGACACGACTTGACACAGATGGCACGGAGACAGGATTTGTCGGAGACAGCACAGAGACACGACTTGACACAGATGGCACGGAGACAGGATTTGTCGGAGACAGCACAGAGACACGACTTGACACAGATGGCACGGAGACAGGAAATGACACAGACAGCTCAGAGAAACGACATCACGCAGGCAGCTCAAAGACTCGACTTGACTCAGATAGCACAGAGCCATGACttgacacagacagcacacagacaggatgtgacacagacacaggaaATGACAGCACAGAGACACGACGCTATGCAGCCACACTTGTATCAGGACATTACACAGACAAAACAGAGACAAGACATCAGACAGATATCACAGAGACACGACTTGACACAGACATCACAGAGACCAGActtgacacagacagagacacgacTTGACACAGACATCACAGAGACCAGACttgacacagacagcacagtcAGGTTCTGCAGTGCCGACCGACACGGCAGACAGTGGCGCTCTTCTCTCTGTCAGATTCTTGACCCCTGGCACACACAGCGCGAGAGACCAGAACTTGACCGCTCACATTCTTGA
- the LOC138949911 gene encoding zinc finger protein 70-like, whose amino-acid sequence MIQPPGAERGEMEEELPDMFTFHLALSSGATYQRWREVGHTEQLSSDEDIAYFLLQCYEKVKREGQTDRGVCTRCHLPLKLLCVDCGTDTTLTPSVLPPLADRGQSQMLTTQNDVTLTHNTDYACVKQEAVQHGALADSHQHSSATPPLPQSHLISHQDYMSSSLSPRDYSDSSCTEKTLQPEPTPPHFPIPSQPPGRGRPRMYPAANLVCEVCRRKLSSRQALFSHMTSRHPSAHLPASLSHLAAKQASTGKTRTGGKRGRKPKRTEDVESSDREDTREVAESTMTLRERLQRRKAELESLKCETCGMNFDSKRQMYTHGRLCQWKVCHVCGKSVKQLEMHLKRHSAPRRFPCPHCPKTFLFRNYLEGHLLYHNGQRPFCCEVCGARYREKTRLNAHIRTHTGDKPFKCTQCDAAFTRPRGLHDHMRVHTGEKPYACQVCGRHFSSSGNLAAHRRKVHKLEPQVPNRLTRKLFVEPGLEPASSESTII is encoded by the exons ATGATACAG CCCCCAGGGGCGGAGAGAGGGGAGATGGAGGAGGAGCTACCCGACATGTTCACCTTTCACCTGGCCCTGTCTAGTGGCGCCACCTATCAACGCTGGCGAGAGGTCGGCCACACGGAACAGCTGTCCAGTGATGAGGACATTGCTTACTTCCTGCTGCAATG CTACGAGAAAGTAAAGAGAGAgggccagacagacagaggtgtgTGTACACGTTGTCACTTGCCCCTGAAGTTACTGTGTGTTGACTGCGGCACTGACACGACACTGACACCAAGCGTTCTGCCACCACTAGCTGACAGAGGCCAAAGTCAGATGCTCACCACGCAG AATGATGTCACgttgacacacaacacagactACGCATGTGTCAAACAGGAGGCAGTGCAACACGGCGCCCTGGCTGACAGCCACCAGCACAGCTCTGCCACACCGCCGCTACCACAGTCACACCTCATATCACACCAGGACTACATGTCATCGTCATTATCACCACg CGATTACAGTGACAGTAGTTGTACAGAGAAGACTCTACAGCCCGAACCAACCCCACCCCATTTCCCCATACCCTCTCAGCCCCCGGGGCGAGGCCGCCCACGAATGTACCCAGCGGCCAACCTTGTGTGTGAGGTGTGCAGGCGAAAGCTGTCGTCGAGACAGGCGCTGTTCAGTCACATGACGTCCCGCCACCCCTCCGCCCACCTCCCCGCCTCCCTCTCCCACCTGGCCGCCAAACAAGCCAGCACTGGAAAAACACGTACTGGTGGTAAAAGGGGTCGCAAGCCAAAACGCACAGAGGATGTGGAGAGTTCAGACCGTGAAGACACGAGGGAGGTCGCGGAGAGCACGATGACCCTCAGGGAGAGGCTACAGCGTCGCAAGGCGGAACTGGAGTCGCTCAAGTGTGAAACGTGTGGCATGAACTTTGACAGCAAGCGTCAGATGTACACGCATGGCCGCCTCTGCCAGTGGAAg GTGTGCCACGTGTGCGGCAAGTCGGTCAAGCAGCTGGAGATGCACCTGAAGCGGCACAGCGCCCCGCGGCGATTCCCCTGCCCCCACTGTCCCAAGACCTTCCTGTTCCGCAACTACCTGGAGGGACACCTGCTCTACCATAACGGCCAGCGCCCCTTCTGCTGTGAGGTGTGCGGCGCCCGCTACCGCGAGAAGACTCGCCTCAACGCACACATCCGCACACACACGGGGGACAAGCCTTTCAAGTGCACGCAGTGTGACGCGGCTTTCACCCGCCCGCGAGGCCTGCATGACCACATGCGCGTGCACACAGGTGAGAAGCCCTACGCCTGCCAGGTGTGCGGCAGACACTTCTCCAGCTCTGGTAACCTGGCCGCGCACCGCCGCAAGGTGCACAAGTTGGAGCCGCAGGTGCCAAACCGCCTGACGCGCAAACTGTTTGTCGAGCCCGGCCTGGAACCCGCAAGTTCTGAATCAACAATTATTTGA